One Castanea sativa cultivar Marrone di Chiusa Pesio chromosome 4, ASM4071231v1 DNA window includes the following coding sequences:
- the LOC142630228 gene encoding methylecgonone reductase-like isoform X5, producing MRRSQTPEVVLNSGQKMPLIGFGTAAVPLPPSQTLVSVFIDAINRHFDTASMYGTEEPLGQALAQALQLGLIKNREEIFITSKLWCTDAHHDLVLPALNLTLKKLGLEYVDLYLIHFPVRLKQGTEGSTEHSKEDVMPFDIKGTWEAMEECYRLGLAKSVGVSNFGCKKLSQLLHHATIPPAVNQVEMNVSWQQEKLRHFCKEKGIQVSAWSPLGANGALWGTLAVMESPFLKEIAITKQKSVPQVALRWILEQGVCVIVKSFNKERMKENLQIFDWELCDDELEKIKKIPQCRAFKGENFVHENGPYKSLEEFWDGEV from the exons ATGAGAAGAAGTCAAACTCCAGAGGTGGTACTGAATTCGGGCCAAAAAATGCCATTAATTGGGTTTGGTACAGCAGCTGTTCCTCTCCCTCCATCACAGACTCTGGTTTCGGTCTTCATTGATGCCATTAACCGTCATTTTGACACTGCATCCATGTATGGAACCGAAGAACCCCTAGGCCAGGCTTTGGCACAAGCTCTACAGCTAGGTCTCATTAAGAATCGTGAAGAAATTTTCATTACTTCTAAACTATGGTGTACGGATGCCCATCATGATCTCGTTCTCCCAGCACTCAATCTCACACTTAA GAAGCTGGGTCTAGAGTATGTGGACCTCTATTTGATACATTTCCCAGTGAGGTTGAAACAAGGAACTGAAGGTAGTACCGAACATTCAAAAGAGGATGTTATGCCTTTTGACATAAAAGGTACATGGGAGGCCATGGAAGAGTGTTACAGACTGGGCTTAGCTAAGTCTGTTGGAGTAAGCAACTTTGGCTGCAAAAAGCTCTCCCAACTCCTACATCATGCTACTATTCCACCAGCAGTTAACCAG GTGGAAATGAACGTGTCATGGCAGCAAGAAAAATTGCGACACTTCTGCAAAGAGAAAGGGATTCAGGTTAGCGCATGGTCTCCACTAGGAGCCAATGGTGCTCTTTGGGGTACTCTTGCTGTGATGGAAAGTCCATTCCTCAAAGAGATTGCAATCACAAAACAGAAGAGTGTGCCACAG GTTGCGTTGAGGTGGATACTTGAGCAGGGAGTGTGTGTCATTGTTAAGAGCTTCAACAAGGAGAGGATGAAGGAAAACCTTCAAATATTTGATTGGGAATTATGTGACGATGAATTagagaaaatcaagaaaattccTCAATGCAGAGCATTCAAAGgtgaaaattttgttcatgaaaatggTCCATATAAGTCTTTGGAAGAATTTTGGGATGGCGAAGTATGA
- the LOC142630228 gene encoding methylecgonone reductase-like isoform X1, translated as MRRSQTPEVVLNSGQKMPLIGFGTAAVPLPPSQTLVSVFIDAINRHFDTASMYGTEEPLGQALAQALQLGLIKNREEIFITSKLWCTDAHHDLVLPALNLTLKKLGLEYVDLYLIHFPVRLKQGTEGSTEHSKEDVMPFDIKGTWEAMEECYRLGLAKSVGVSNFGCKKLSQLLHHATIPPAVNQVEMNVSWQQEKLRHFCKEKGIQVSAWSPLGANGALWGTLAVMESPFLKEIAITKQKSVPQKMQVALRWILEQGVCVIVKSFNKERMKENLQIFDWELCDDELEKIKKIPQCRAFKVCDFNHQLKKIVGCKVLQFIHTMKIKKMLGYKTLQCTLHSNFFTREMN; from the exons ATGAGAAGAAGTCAAACTCCAGAGGTGGTACTGAATTCGGGCCAAAAAATGCCATTAATTGGGTTTGGTACAGCAGCTGTTCCTCTCCCTCCATCACAGACTCTGGTTTCGGTCTTCATTGATGCCATTAACCGTCATTTTGACACTGCATCCATGTATGGAACCGAAGAACCCCTAGGCCAGGCTTTGGCACAAGCTCTACAGCTAGGTCTCATTAAGAATCGTGAAGAAATTTTCATTACTTCTAAACTATGGTGTACGGATGCCCATCATGATCTCGTTCTCCCAGCACTCAATCTCACACTTAA GAAGCTGGGTCTAGAGTATGTGGACCTCTATTTGATACATTTCCCAGTGAGGTTGAAACAAGGAACTGAAGGTAGTACCGAACATTCAAAAGAGGATGTTATGCCTTTTGACATAAAAGGTACATGGGAGGCCATGGAAGAGTGTTACAGACTGGGCTTAGCTAAGTCTGTTGGAGTAAGCAACTTTGGCTGCAAAAAGCTCTCCCAACTCCTACATCATGCTACTATTCCACCAGCAGTTAACCAG GTGGAAATGAACGTGTCATGGCAGCAAGAAAAATTGCGACACTTCTGCAAAGAGAAAGGGATTCAGGTTAGCGCATGGTCTCCACTAGGAGCCAATGGTGCTCTTTGGGGTACTCTTGCTGTGATGGAAAGTCCATTCCTCAAAGAGATTGCAATCACAAAACAGAAGAGTGTGCCACAG AAAATGCAGGTTGCGTTGAGGTGGATACTTGAGCAGGGAGTGTGTGTCATTGTTAAGAGCTTCAACAAGGAGAGGATGAAGGAAAACCTTCAAATATTTGATTGGGAATTATGTGACGATGAATTagagaaaatcaagaaaattccTCAATGCAGAGCATTCAAAG tatgcgactttaatcaccaactaaagaagattgttggctgcaaagttcttcaattcattcacacgatgaagatcaagaagatgcttggttacaaaaccctacagtgcacattacacagcaacttcttcacaagagagatgaactag
- the LOC142631338 gene encoding putative inactive receptor kinase At1g48480 — protein MKPQTLPILVFTFLTILFPFSKPDLASDRSALLALRSAVGGRTLLWNITETTPCLWAGVLCEQNRVTVLRLPGVALSGQLPNGIFGNLTRLRTLSLRLNALTGSLPSDLVACVNLRNLYLQGNLFTGDIPEFLFTLHDLVRLNLASNNFSGEISLGFNNLTRLKTLFLEGNSLSGSIPPGFDVPNLEQFNVSNNALNGSVPSKLQAFSKDSFLGNSLCGGPLDSCPGNATIPSASGGGGGGGGSGSNKKKKLSGGAIAGIAIGSVLGFLLLVAILIFLCRKKSSSKKGSTVDIATVKHPEVEIPGEKSVREVENGGYGNGYSVAAAAAAAMTGTAKAEANGGGAGAKKLMFFGNAARVFDLEDLLRASAEVLGKGTFGTAYKAVLEMGTVVAVKRLKDVTITEKEFRDKIEAVGAMDHQNLVPLRAYYFSRDEKLLVYDYMAMGSLSALLHGNKGAGRTPLNWEIRSAIALGAARGIEYLHSQGPSVSHGNIKSSNILLTKSYDARVSDFGLAHLVGPSATPNRVAGYRAPEVTDPRKVSQKADVYSFGVLLLELLTGKAPTHALLNEEGVDLPRWVQSIVREEWTSEVFDLELLRYQSVEEEMVQLLQLAVDCAAQYPDKRPSMSEATRRIEELCRSSLREDHDPQPDFINVAADDVSSR, from the exons ATGAAGCCTCAAACGCTTCCCATTTTGGTTTTTACTTTTCTCACAATATTGTTCCCTTTTTCAAAACCAGATCTGGCTTCTGACCGATCTGCTCTCTTGGCTCTTCGCTCTGCTGTCGGTGGGAGAACCCTTCTGTGGAACATAACAGAGACTACTCCATGCCTTTGGGCTGGTGTTCTTTGTGAGCAAAACCGAGTCACAGTGCTTCGTCTTCCTGGTGTGGCTCTCTCAGGCCAACTTCCCAATGGCATTTTCGGAAACCTCACTCGTCTCCGCACTCTCAGTCTTCGTCTCAACGCTCTCACTGGTTCACTTCCTTCTGATCTCGTTGCTTGCGTCAACTTGCGCAACCTGTACTTGCAAGGTAATCTCTTTACCGGTGATATTCCTGAGTTTCTGTTTACTCTTCATGACCTTGTTCGGCTTAACCTTGCTTCCAACAACTTCTCTGGTGAGATCTCCTTGGGTTTCAACAATTTGACAAGGTTAAAGACTTTGTTTTTGGAGGGTAATTCACTGTCCGGTTCGATTCCACCCGGCTTTGATGTTCCAAATCTTGAGCAGTTCAATGTGTCTAACAATGCGCTTAATGGGTCTGTGCCAAGCAAATTGCAGGCTTTTTCGAAGGATTCGTTTTTGGGTAACTCACTCTGTGGGGGTCCCTTAGATTCTTGCCCTGGAAATGCCACTATTCCAAGCGCAagcggtggcggtggcggtggcggtggcagtggaagcaacaagaagaagaagttgtcTGGTGGTGCAATTGCGGGTATTGCAATTGGATCTGTATTGGGTTTTCTGTTACTAGTAgcaattttgatatttttgtgcCGAAAGAAGAGTAGTAGTAAGAAGGGGAGTACGGTCGACATTGCTACGGTGAAGCACCCAGAAGTGGAGATTCCCGGCGAGAAATCAGTGAGGGAGGTTGAGAATGGCGGGTATGGAAATGGGTATTCGGTGGCTGCTGCGGCAGCTGCGGCTATGACCGGGACCGCGAAGGCGGAAGCAAATGGTGGAGGGGCTGGTGCTAAGAAGTTGATGTTTTTTGGGAACGCGGCAAGGGTGTTCGATTTGGAGGATTTATTGAGGGCCTCAGCGGAGGTGTTGGGGAAGGGGACGTTTGGGACGGCCTACAAGGCGGTTTTGGAGATGGGGACGGTTGTGGCTGTGAAAAGGTTGAAGGATGTGACAATTACTGAGAAGGAGTTCAGGGACAAGATTGAGGCTGTGGGAGCAATGGATCATCAGAATTTGGTCCCTCTCAGGGCTTATTATTTTAGCAGGGACGAGAAGCTGCTTGTCTATGATTACATGGCTATGGGAAGCTTATCTGCTCTCTTACATG GAAACAAAGGAGCAGGAAGAACTCCATTGAATTGGGAAATCAGGTCTGCCATTGCCCTTGGAGCTGCTCGTGGCATTGAATATCTGCACTCTCAAGGCCCCAGCGTCTCTCATGGAAACATAAAATCATCCAATATCCTTCTCACCAAATCCTATGATGCCCGAGTTTCAGATTTTGGTCTTGCACACCTTGTTGGGCCCTCTGCCACTCCCAACCGAGTTGCTGGCTACCGTGCCCCTGAAGTCACTGACCCTCGGAAAGTGTCCCAGAAGgcagatgtttatagttttggcGTATTGCTCTTAGAACtgctaactgggaaggcccccaCTCATGCCCTTTTGAACGAGGAAGGAGTTGACCTACCCAGATGGGTGCAGTCCATAGTACGAGAGGAGTGGACTTCTGAGGTTTTTGATCTTGAGCTCCTCAGGTACCAGAGTGTCGAGGAGGAGATGGTTCAGCTCTTGCAGCTTGCAGTAGATTGTGCAGCCCAATATCCTGACAAACGCCCTTCCATGTCTGAAGCGACAAGACGCATTGAGGAATTATGCCGTTCTAGTTTGCGAGAAGATCATGACCCACAACCCGATTTCATCAATGTTGCAGCAGATGATGTGTCTTCTCGGTGA
- the LOC142630228 gene encoding methylecgonone reductase-like isoform X2 yields MRRSQTPEVVLNSGQKMPLIGFGTAAVPLPPSQTLVSVFIDAINRHFDTASMYGTEEPLGQALAQALQLGLIKNREEIFITSKLWCTDAHHDLVLPALNLTLKKLGLEYVDLYLIHFPVRLKQGTEGSTEHSKEDVMPFDIKGTWEAMEECYRLGLAKSVGVSNFGCKKLSQLLHHATIPPAVNQVEMNVSWQQEKLRHFCKEKGIQVSAWSPLGANGALWGTLAVMESPFLKEIAITKQKSVPQVALRWILEQGVCVIVKSFNKERMKENLQIFDWELCDDELEKIKKIPQCRAFKVCDFNHQLKKIVGCKVLQFIHTMKIKKMLGYKTLQCTLHSNFFTREMN; encoded by the exons ATGAGAAGAAGTCAAACTCCAGAGGTGGTACTGAATTCGGGCCAAAAAATGCCATTAATTGGGTTTGGTACAGCAGCTGTTCCTCTCCCTCCATCACAGACTCTGGTTTCGGTCTTCATTGATGCCATTAACCGTCATTTTGACACTGCATCCATGTATGGAACCGAAGAACCCCTAGGCCAGGCTTTGGCACAAGCTCTACAGCTAGGTCTCATTAAGAATCGTGAAGAAATTTTCATTACTTCTAAACTATGGTGTACGGATGCCCATCATGATCTCGTTCTCCCAGCACTCAATCTCACACTTAA GAAGCTGGGTCTAGAGTATGTGGACCTCTATTTGATACATTTCCCAGTGAGGTTGAAACAAGGAACTGAAGGTAGTACCGAACATTCAAAAGAGGATGTTATGCCTTTTGACATAAAAGGTACATGGGAGGCCATGGAAGAGTGTTACAGACTGGGCTTAGCTAAGTCTGTTGGAGTAAGCAACTTTGGCTGCAAAAAGCTCTCCCAACTCCTACATCATGCTACTATTCCACCAGCAGTTAACCAG GTGGAAATGAACGTGTCATGGCAGCAAGAAAAATTGCGACACTTCTGCAAAGAGAAAGGGATTCAGGTTAGCGCATGGTCTCCACTAGGAGCCAATGGTGCTCTTTGGGGTACTCTTGCTGTGATGGAAAGTCCATTCCTCAAAGAGATTGCAATCACAAAACAGAAGAGTGTGCCACAG GTTGCGTTGAGGTGGATACTTGAGCAGGGAGTGTGTGTCATTGTTAAGAGCTTCAACAAGGAGAGGATGAAGGAAAACCTTCAAATATTTGATTGGGAATTATGTGACGATGAATTagagaaaatcaagaaaattccTCAATGCAGAGCATTCAAAG tatgcgactttaatcaccaactaaagaagattgttggctgcaaagttcttcaattcattcacacgatgaagatcaagaagatgcttggttacaaaaccctacagtgcacattacacagcaacttcttcacaagagagatgaactag
- the LOC142630228 gene encoding methylecgonone reductase-like isoform X4 codes for MRRSQTPEVVLNSGQKMPLIGFGTAAVPLPPSQTLVSVFIDAINRHFDTASMYGTEEPLGQALAQALQLGLIKNREEIFITSKLWCTDAHHDLVLPALNLTLKKLGLEYVDLYLIHFPVRLKQGTEGSTEHSKEDVMPFDIKGTWEAMEECYRLGLAKSVGVSNFGCKKLSQLLHHATIPPAVNQVEMNVSWQQEKLRHFCKEKGIQVSAWSPLGANGALWGTLAVMESPFLKEIAITKQKSVPQKMQVALRWILEQGVCVIVKSFNKERMKENLQIFDWELCDDELEKIKKIPQCRAFKGENFVHENGPYKSLEEFWDGEV; via the exons ATGAGAAGAAGTCAAACTCCAGAGGTGGTACTGAATTCGGGCCAAAAAATGCCATTAATTGGGTTTGGTACAGCAGCTGTTCCTCTCCCTCCATCACAGACTCTGGTTTCGGTCTTCATTGATGCCATTAACCGTCATTTTGACACTGCATCCATGTATGGAACCGAAGAACCCCTAGGCCAGGCTTTGGCACAAGCTCTACAGCTAGGTCTCATTAAGAATCGTGAAGAAATTTTCATTACTTCTAAACTATGGTGTACGGATGCCCATCATGATCTCGTTCTCCCAGCACTCAATCTCACACTTAA GAAGCTGGGTCTAGAGTATGTGGACCTCTATTTGATACATTTCCCAGTGAGGTTGAAACAAGGAACTGAAGGTAGTACCGAACATTCAAAAGAGGATGTTATGCCTTTTGACATAAAAGGTACATGGGAGGCCATGGAAGAGTGTTACAGACTGGGCTTAGCTAAGTCTGTTGGAGTAAGCAACTTTGGCTGCAAAAAGCTCTCCCAACTCCTACATCATGCTACTATTCCACCAGCAGTTAACCAG GTGGAAATGAACGTGTCATGGCAGCAAGAAAAATTGCGACACTTCTGCAAAGAGAAAGGGATTCAGGTTAGCGCATGGTCTCCACTAGGAGCCAATGGTGCTCTTTGGGGTACTCTTGCTGTGATGGAAAGTCCATTCCTCAAAGAGATTGCAATCACAAAACAGAAGAGTGTGCCACAG AAAATGCAGGTTGCGTTGAGGTGGATACTTGAGCAGGGAGTGTGTGTCATTGTTAAGAGCTTCAACAAGGAGAGGATGAAGGAAAACCTTCAAATATTTGATTGGGAATTATGTGACGATGAATTagagaaaatcaagaaaattccTCAATGCAGAGCATTCAAAGgtgaaaattttgttcatgaaaatggTCCATATAAGTCTTTGGAAGAATTTTGGGATGGCGAAGTATGA
- the LOC142630228 gene encoding methylecgonone reductase-like isoform X3 — MRRSQTPEVVLNSGQKMPLIGFGTAAVPLPPSQTLVSVFIDAINRHFDTASMYGTEEPLGQALAQALQLGLIKNREEIFITSKLWCTDAHHDLVLPALNLTLKKLGLEYVDLYLIHFPVRLKQGTEGSTEHSKEDVMPFDIKGTWEAMEECYRLGLAKSVGVSNFGCKKLSQLLHHATIPPAVNQVEMNVSWQQEKLRHFCKEKGIQVSAWSPLGANGALWGTLAVMESPFLKEIAITKQKSVPQKMQVALRWILEQGVCVIVKSFNKERMKENLQIFDWELCDDELEKIKKIPQCRAFKGPLEVAYNNYYSDSLFLLFHNSYSHSSKFLSFGIKANHRSK; from the exons ATGAGAAGAAGTCAAACTCCAGAGGTGGTACTGAATTCGGGCCAAAAAATGCCATTAATTGGGTTTGGTACAGCAGCTGTTCCTCTCCCTCCATCACAGACTCTGGTTTCGGTCTTCATTGATGCCATTAACCGTCATTTTGACACTGCATCCATGTATGGAACCGAAGAACCCCTAGGCCAGGCTTTGGCACAAGCTCTACAGCTAGGTCTCATTAAGAATCGTGAAGAAATTTTCATTACTTCTAAACTATGGTGTACGGATGCCCATCATGATCTCGTTCTCCCAGCACTCAATCTCACACTTAA GAAGCTGGGTCTAGAGTATGTGGACCTCTATTTGATACATTTCCCAGTGAGGTTGAAACAAGGAACTGAAGGTAGTACCGAACATTCAAAAGAGGATGTTATGCCTTTTGACATAAAAGGTACATGGGAGGCCATGGAAGAGTGTTACAGACTGGGCTTAGCTAAGTCTGTTGGAGTAAGCAACTTTGGCTGCAAAAAGCTCTCCCAACTCCTACATCATGCTACTATTCCACCAGCAGTTAACCAG GTGGAAATGAACGTGTCATGGCAGCAAGAAAAATTGCGACACTTCTGCAAAGAGAAAGGGATTCAGGTTAGCGCATGGTCTCCACTAGGAGCCAATGGTGCTCTTTGGGGTACTCTTGCTGTGATGGAAAGTCCATTCCTCAAAGAGATTGCAATCACAAAACAGAAGAGTGTGCCACAG AAAATGCAGGTTGCGTTGAGGTGGATACTTGAGCAGGGAGTGTGTGTCATTGTTAAGAGCTTCAACAAGGAGAGGATGAAGGAAAACCTTCAAATATTTGATTGGGAATTATGTGACGATGAATTagagaaaatcaagaaaattccTCAATGCAGAGCATTCAAAG GTCCCCTTGAAGTGGCTTACAACAACTACTATTCCGATTCATTATTCTTACTTTTCCACAATTCATATTCACATTCTAGCAAGTTTttatcatttggtatcaaagccaaccACCGTTCTAAGTAA
- the LOC142630228 gene encoding methylecgonone reductase-like isoform X6: MRRSQTPEVVLNSGQKMPLIGFGTAAVPLPPSQTLVSVFIDAINRHFDTASMYGTEEPLGQALAQALQLGLIKNREEIFITSKLWCTDAHHDLVLPALNLTLKKLGLEYVDLYLIHFPVRLKQGTEGSTEHSKEDVMPFDIKGTWEAMEECYRLGLAKSVGVSNFGCKKLSQLLHHATIPPAVNQVEMNVSWQQEKLRHFCKEKGIQVSAWSPLGANGALWGTLAVMESPFLKEIAITKQKSVPQKMQVALRWILEQGVCVIVKSFNKERMKENLQIFDWELCDDELEKIKKIPQCRAFKVEDKYN, from the exons ATGAGAAGAAGTCAAACTCCAGAGGTGGTACTGAATTCGGGCCAAAAAATGCCATTAATTGGGTTTGGTACAGCAGCTGTTCCTCTCCCTCCATCACAGACTCTGGTTTCGGTCTTCATTGATGCCATTAACCGTCATTTTGACACTGCATCCATGTATGGAACCGAAGAACCCCTAGGCCAGGCTTTGGCACAAGCTCTACAGCTAGGTCTCATTAAGAATCGTGAAGAAATTTTCATTACTTCTAAACTATGGTGTACGGATGCCCATCATGATCTCGTTCTCCCAGCACTCAATCTCACACTTAA GAAGCTGGGTCTAGAGTATGTGGACCTCTATTTGATACATTTCCCAGTGAGGTTGAAACAAGGAACTGAAGGTAGTACCGAACATTCAAAAGAGGATGTTATGCCTTTTGACATAAAAGGTACATGGGAGGCCATGGAAGAGTGTTACAGACTGGGCTTAGCTAAGTCTGTTGGAGTAAGCAACTTTGGCTGCAAAAAGCTCTCCCAACTCCTACATCATGCTACTATTCCACCAGCAGTTAACCAG GTGGAAATGAACGTGTCATGGCAGCAAGAAAAATTGCGACACTTCTGCAAAGAGAAAGGGATTCAGGTTAGCGCATGGTCTCCACTAGGAGCCAATGGTGCTCTTTGGGGTACTCTTGCTGTGATGGAAAGTCCATTCCTCAAAGAGATTGCAATCACAAAACAGAAGAGTGTGCCACAG AAAATGCAGGTTGCGTTGAGGTGGATACTTGAGCAGGGAGTGTGTGTCATTGTTAAGAGCTTCAACAAGGAGAGGATGAAGGAAAACCTTCAAATATTTGATTGGGAATTATGTGACGATGAATTagagaaaatcaagaaaattccTCAATGCAGAGCATTCAAAG tggaAGACAAGTATAATTAG